In Bradyrhizobium erythrophlei, a single genomic region encodes these proteins:
- a CDS encoding ABC transporter permease — protein sequence MKPLLESEAFVRIAAPVAVGIVLFALWEVGCRMASVPVYLFPKPSDIFTSLVNNGPSLLRALLVTLRVTLQAFVAAVILGTLIAFVFVQSRAIEVSLFPYAVLLQVTPVVAIAPLVIILVKNTQLSLTICATLVALFPIISNTTLGLRSVDPGLANYFRMNRASRMKTLMKLRIPGALPYFFGGLRISSGLALIGAVVAEFVAGTGGRSSGLAYEILDAGFTLDIPRMFAALFLITMTGVVLFAAMVALSQVALSNWHESETRAET from the coding sequence GTGAAGCCGCTTCTTGAATCCGAGGCGTTCGTGCGGATCGCAGCACCGGTCGCGGTCGGCATCGTGCTGTTTGCGCTGTGGGAGGTCGGTTGCCGGATGGCGTCCGTGCCGGTCTATCTCTTTCCCAAGCCGAGCGACATCTTCACAAGCCTCGTGAATAACGGTCCCTCGTTGTTGCGCGCACTGCTCGTGACCTTGCGGGTGACCTTGCAGGCCTTTGTGGCGGCCGTCATCCTCGGCACGCTGATCGCCTTCGTGTTCGTGCAAAGCCGGGCCATCGAAGTCAGCCTGTTCCCCTATGCGGTGTTGTTGCAGGTGACGCCGGTCGTTGCGATCGCGCCGCTCGTCATCATTCTGGTGAAGAATACCCAGCTCTCGCTGACCATATGCGCAACGCTGGTGGCGCTGTTTCCGATCATATCCAACACCACGCTCGGCCTTCGCAGCGTCGATCCCGGACTGGCGAATTATTTCCGGATGAACCGCGCAAGCCGTATGAAGACCCTGATGAAGCTCCGCATCCCCGGCGCGCTGCCATACTTTTTCGGCGGCTTGCGGATTTCGAGTGGCCTGGCGCTGATCGGCGCCGTCGTCGCCGAGTTCGTCGCCGGCACCGGCGGGCGCTCGTCGGGATTGGCTTATGAAATCCTCGACGCCGGGTTCACGCTCGATATCCCGCGCATGTTCGCGGCGCTATTCCTGATCACCATGACCGGCGTCGTGCTGTTCGCCGCCATGGTGGCGCTGTCGCAGGTGGCTTTATCGAACTGGCATGAAAGCGAGACAAGGGCCGAAACATGA
- a CDS encoding creatininase family protein, with the protein MVSKSRWWRDLTTVDFARLDPERTVAVLPVGAVEQHGPHLPVGVDATINEGIVARAVALMPDQLGAIVLPMTAVGKSDEHLAFPGTLTLSHETLGRVWYELGASVHRAGLRKILFFNSHGGQPQLAEIVCRDLRVKLGMFAASAMWPQLIDIGDLFDAAEIKHGIHGGQIETSMMLHLYPELVNMERAEDFTPVTVAIEREAELLGRGAAYFGWQAQDFHPAGVSGNAAAATAKLGEELVERAAIGLVRLIEEISNYPLSRLATRTAFDKS; encoded by the coding sequence ATGGTTTCCAAATCCCGCTGGTGGCGCGATCTGACGACGGTCGATTTCGCGAGGCTCGATCCCGAGCGAACTGTGGCGGTGCTCCCCGTCGGCGCCGTCGAACAGCATGGGCCGCATCTGCCGGTTGGCGTCGATGCCACGATCAACGAGGGGATTGTCGCGCGTGCGGTCGCGCTGATGCCGGACCAACTCGGGGCGATTGTGCTCCCGATGACGGCGGTCGGTAAATCCGACGAACACCTGGCTTTTCCCGGCACCCTGACGTTGTCGCACGAGACGCTCGGTCGGGTCTGGTACGAACTCGGCGCCAGTGTGCATCGCGCGGGCCTGCGCAAGATCCTGTTCTTCAATTCCCATGGCGGGCAACCGCAACTCGCGGAAATCGTTTGCCGCGACTTGCGGGTCAAGCTCGGCATGTTCGCGGCGAGTGCGATGTGGCCGCAACTGATCGACATCGGCGATCTGTTCGATGCGGCCGAGATCAAGCACGGTATCCATGGCGGGCAGATCGAGACCAGCATGATGCTGCATCTATATCCGGAACTCGTGAACATGGAACGTGCCGAGGATTTTACGCCGGTGACGGTTGCGATCGAGCGTGAAGCGGAATTGCTGGGCCGGGGTGCGGCGTATTTTGGGTGGCAGGCGCAGGATTTCCATCCCGCGGGCGTCTCGGGTAACGCCGCCGCCGCCACCGCGAAGCTCGGCGAGGAATTGGTCGAACGCGCGGCGATCGGCCTTGTCCGCCTCATCGAGGAAATCAGCAACTATCCCTTGTCGCGGCTTGCGACGCGCACGGCGTTCGACAAATCGTGA
- a CDS encoding amidohydrolase family protein — MTAMLIDNAAGIFTGLAGPAMRTSGQIRIRDGVITEIGALELRPDELRLDARGGVVYPGLVSTHHHLFQSVLKGVRSGIDQPLAGWLREVPYRYWSKLDEEALAVAARIGLAELLLSGTTTAADHHYLFSDTFRFDPAQVIFDVARSLGLRLVFCRGGATIARHVDKYGSTTTPVETLDHMLQSVEACAQRFHDASPGSLSRVALAPTTPTWSIDPGELKEAIAAARRMGVRLHSHLSESTDYVDFCLSVHGKRPVHWLAEHDWLGPDVWFAHLVHLDEDEVRILASTGTGMAHCPQSNCRLGSGVAPADALARIGGAVSLGVDGAASNEAADMLCEMHSAWHTHRAVKGAGAVTAEDVVHWATAGGARVLGMPHVGTLAPGQQADIAIFDLDEPRHFGMHDPMIAPVTCGGSAKVRHLLVGGRVVVENGVIPGLDLQKLKSDAARVVSRLVA; from the coding sequence ATGACCGCCATGCTGATCGATAACGCCGCCGGCATCTTCACCGGGCTGGCCGGGCCTGCGATGCGTACGTCGGGTCAAATCCGGATTCGGGACGGCGTGATCACCGAGATCGGCGCGCTGGAACTGAGACCCGACGAGCTCAGACTCGATGCCCGCGGCGGGGTGGTCTATCCCGGCCTGGTCTCGACTCATCACCATCTGTTCCAGAGCGTGCTCAAGGGCGTGCGCTCGGGCATCGATCAGCCGCTTGCGGGATGGCTGCGCGAGGTTCCCTATCGCTACTGGTCGAAGCTCGACGAGGAGGCGCTGGCGGTCGCCGCGCGCATCGGATTGGCCGAGCTCCTGCTGTCGGGAACGACGACGGCTGCCGACCATCATTATCTCTTCAGCGACACGTTCAGGTTTGATCCGGCACAGGTGATCTTCGACGTCGCGCGCAGCCTTGGTCTTCGCCTGGTCTTCTGCCGCGGCGGTGCCACCATCGCGCGCCATGTCGATAAATATGGTTCGACGACGACGCCGGTGGAGACGCTCGACCACATGCTGCAATCGGTCGAGGCCTGTGCGCAGCGTTTCCACGATGCGTCGCCCGGCAGTCTGTCGCGGGTCGCGCTGGCGCCGACCACGCCGACCTGGTCGATCGATCCCGGCGAACTCAAGGAGGCGATCGCGGCCGCTCGCCGAATGGGAGTTCGCCTGCATAGCCATCTCTCCGAGAGCACCGACTATGTCGATTTCTGTCTGTCGGTTCACGGCAAGCGTCCGGTGCATTGGCTGGCCGAGCATGACTGGTTGGGTCCGGATGTATGGTTTGCGCATCTGGTGCATCTGGATGAGGACGAGGTGCGGATTCTCGCCAGCACCGGCACCGGCATGGCGCATTGTCCTCAATCCAACTGCCGGCTCGGCTCGGGCGTTGCGCCGGCGGATGCGTTGGCGCGCATCGGTGGCGCGGTCTCGCTTGGCGTCGACGGCGCGGCCTCGAACGAAGCCGCCGACATGCTGTGCGAAATGCACAGCGCCTGGCACACCCATCGCGCGGTGAAGGGGGCGGGCGCGGTAACGGCGGAAGACGTCGTGCATTGGGCGACCGCCGGCGGCGCGCGCGTGCTTGGCATGCCCCATGTCGGCACGCTGGCGCCGGGGCAGCAGGCCGACATTGCGATCTTCGATCTCGACGAGCCCCGGCACTTCGGCATGCACGATCCCATGATCGCGCCGGTGACGTGCGGCGGCTCGGCGAAAGTGCGCCACCTTCTGGTCGGCGGACGGGTTGTCGTCGAGAATGGAGTCATTCCGGGTCTCGACCTGCAAAAACTGAAATCGGATGCCGCGCGCGTCGTCTCGCGCCTGGTAGCCTGA
- a CDS encoding aromatic ring-hydroxylating oxygenase subunit alpha produces MLNTKQPVLRRFWYALMPVENLKDGPKPFTLLGEPIVLFLDAKGEPAALEDRCCHRTAKLSKGWCNNGNIVCGYHGWEYDRDGKLVMIPQFPFEQPVPEAKARSFRAKTRYGYVWVALDEPLSDIPDIPEDGLPGYRRINQFYEKWNTAALRLMENSFDNAHFAFVHKGTFGDINQPKPEKYEITENEDGFDAETIITVRNPLSASRITGTTEPTTKRHQRNKWFIPFCRRLDMEYPSGIRHIIFNCATPISDGQIQVIQLLFRNDTEADCSAQELIDWDAAIIAEDRDMLESTDPDAIVDMGRKIEMHMPSDRPGMIMRKRLLELLRAHDEEELPRERVA; encoded by the coding sequence ATGCTGAACACCAAGCAACCGGTACTGCGCCGCTTCTGGTACGCGCTGATGCCGGTCGAGAATCTCAAGGATGGGCCAAAGCCGTTTACGCTGTTGGGCGAGCCGATCGTCTTGTTTCTCGACGCCAAGGGTGAGCCGGCGGCGCTCGAGGATCGCTGCTGTCACCGGACCGCAAAGCTCTCGAAGGGCTGGTGCAATAACGGCAACATCGTCTGCGGCTATCATGGCTGGGAATATGACCGCGACGGCAAGCTGGTGATGATTCCGCAGTTTCCGTTCGAGCAACCCGTGCCTGAAGCGAAGGCGCGCTCGTTTCGCGCCAAGACCCGTTACGGCTATGTCTGGGTCGCGCTCGATGAGCCCTTGAGCGACATTCCCGATATTCCGGAAGACGGCTTGCCGGGTTATCGCCGCATCAACCAGTTCTACGAAAAATGGAACACGGCGGCGCTGCGTCTGATGGAGAACTCGTTCGACAACGCGCACTTTGCTTTCGTGCACAAGGGCACCTTCGGCGACATCAACCAGCCCAAGCCAGAGAAATACGAGATCACCGAGAACGAGGACGGTTTCGACGCCGAGACCATCATCACCGTGCGCAACCCGCTGAGCGCCTCAAGGATCACTGGCACGACGGAGCCGACCACCAAACGTCATCAGCGCAACAAATGGTTCATCCCGTTCTGCCGTCGCCTCGACATGGAATATCCGTCCGGGATCCGCCACATCATCTTCAACTGCGCGACCCCGATTTCCGACGGCCAGATCCAGGTCATCCAACTGCTTTTCCGCAACGACACCGAAGCCGACTGTTCCGCACAGGAACTGATCGATTGGGACGCCGCGATTATTGCCGAGGATCGCGACATGCTGGAATCCACCGATCCCGACGCCATCGTCGATATGGGCCGGAAGATCGAGATGCACATGCCGTCCGACCGGCCCGGAATGATCATGCGAAAGCGATTGCTGGAATTGCTGCGCGCCCACGATGAAGAGGAACTGCCGAGAGAACGCGTGGCGTGA
- a CDS encoding LysR family transcriptional regulator, with amino-acid sequence MLHSRLLSYVDEVARTGSIRKAANHLNVAASAISRQILSLETQLGTPIFQRLPKKLILTAAGEVLIGHIRQTLKELTRAQAKIEELKGLRRGEITVAMMSGLASNLVPGTVKEFRVANPRVKLNLTLFNTGAEIQSAVANGEADLGIGFDFAKDGNLTVLARAVGRLGAVMAPNHPLAKRSNIRLGDCIDYPLVIADGSSAIRPYLDAAFTRAAIDLQPVIETNAIEIMRHAAILDNGITFLTPFDIEFERRAGRLVYVPVRELGRDAQALMLIGHERGSSAIASLLAEMLKAMMREAVG; translated from the coding sequence ATGCTGCACAGCCGATTATTGAGTTATGTCGACGAGGTTGCCCGCACCGGATCGATCCGAAAGGCCGCCAACCACCTCAATGTCGCGGCGTCTGCGATCAGCCGCCAGATCCTGTCGCTGGAGACGCAACTGGGAACGCCGATTTTTCAGCGGCTGCCCAAGAAGCTGATCCTGACCGCGGCCGGCGAAGTATTGATCGGCCACATCCGACAGACATTGAAGGAGCTCACGCGCGCGCAGGCCAAGATCGAGGAGTTGAAGGGATTAAGGCGAGGCGAAATCACCGTCGCGATGATGAGCGGCCTGGCCTCGAACCTCGTCCCGGGCACGGTGAAGGAATTCCGCGTCGCCAATCCGCGGGTCAAGCTGAACCTGACGCTGTTCAATACCGGCGCCGAAATCCAGTCCGCCGTGGCCAATGGAGAGGCCGATCTCGGAATCGGCTTCGATTTTGCCAAGGACGGCAATCTGACGGTGCTGGCGCGCGCGGTCGGACGGCTGGGCGCGGTGATGGCGCCGAACCATCCATTGGCCAAACGCAGCAACATCCGGCTTGGCGATTGCATCGACTATCCCCTCGTGATTGCCGACGGCAGCAGTGCAATCAGGCCCTATCTCGATGCCGCCTTCACCCGCGCCGCGATCGATCTGCAACCGGTCATCGAAACCAACGCCATCGAGATCATGCGGCATGCCGCCATTCTGGATAATGGCATTACGTTTCTGACGCCGTTCGATATCGAATTCGAGCGGCGCGCAGGACGGCTGGTCTACGTCCCCGTTCGAGAACTCGGCCGCGATGCACAGGCGCTGATGTTGATCGGCCACGAACGTGGCTCGAGCGCGATCGCGAGCCTGCTTGCCGAGATGCTCAAGGCGATGATGCGGGAAGCTGTGGGGTGA
- a CDS encoding ABC transporter substrate-binding protein, which produces MAMKNFTRLAATALIGVAVLTGSLSPAAAADKVTFLTSWFAQAEHGGFYQAKASGLYEKAGLDVTIKMGGPQINGAQLLLAGDADFIMGYDIQVLKGREQNQPLVTVASSFQFDLQGIMAHDDVADLAALKGRPILIAGSSRATFWPWLRTKYGYTDDQIRPYTFNLQPFFADKTMAQQAYPSSEPYQAEQQNEKVKFFLFADGGYPPYGSTIVTTEKMIAEKPDVIARFVKASLEGWRDYMKNPAPGNALIKADNSKMTDGQIDYALVKMKEMKAIDRGDAATLGVGIITADRYKQIYDFMVAGGLLDPKVDWHKAFDDRFVKDLKILN; this is translated from the coding sequence ATGGCGATGAAAAATTTCACCCGCTTGGCCGCGACCGCGTTGATCGGAGTAGCCGTGCTGACCGGGTCGCTTTCACCGGCGGCGGCCGCCGACAAGGTCACATTCCTGACCAGCTGGTTCGCCCAGGCCGAGCACGGCGGCTTCTACCAGGCGAAAGCAAGCGGGCTCTACGAAAAGGCCGGCCTCGATGTGACCATCAAGATGGGCGGCCCGCAGATCAATGGCGCGCAGCTCCTGCTGGCCGGCGATGCCGATTTCATCATGGGCTACGACATCCAGGTGCTCAAGGGCCGCGAGCAGAATCAACCGCTGGTGACGGTGGCGTCCTCGTTCCAATTCGACTTGCAGGGGATCATGGCCCATGACGATGTGGCGGATCTCGCCGCGCTCAAGGGCCGGCCGATCCTGATTGCGGGATCGTCGCGTGCGACGTTCTGGCCGTGGCTGCGCACCAAATACGGCTACACCGACGACCAGATCCGCCCCTACACCTTCAACCTGCAGCCGTTCTTCGCCGACAAGACCATGGCGCAGCAGGCCTATCCGTCCTCCGAGCCGTATCAGGCGGAGCAGCAGAACGAGAAGGTGAAATTCTTCCTGTTCGCCGATGGCGGCTATCCGCCCTATGGTTCGACCATCGTCACCACCGAGAAGATGATCGCCGAAAAGCCCGATGTGATCGCGCGGTTCGTCAAGGCCTCGCTCGAAGGCTGGCGCGACTACATGAAGAATCCCGCACCGGGCAACGCGCTGATCAAGGCCGATAATTCCAAGATGACGGATGGACAGATCGACTACGCGCTGGTGAAAATGAAGGAGATGAAGGCGATCGACCGCGGTGACGCCGCCACGCTCGGCGTTGGCATCATCACCGCCGACCGCTACAAGCAGATCTACGATTTCATGGTTGCAGGCGGCCTGCTCGACCCCAAGGTCGATTGGCACAAGGCTTTCGATGATCGTTTCGTCAAGGACCTGAAAATTCTGAATTGA
- a CDS encoding ABC transporter ATP-binding protein — MNALLPGEPFDENAKPMTAASERPPAVEVLSAEKVFSNGTRGLAPIDLSIADGEFLTLIGPSGCGKSTLLKLIANLLEPSDGRLLWWRGDFAQVGQEGRHLAFVFQEPTLMPWARVEANVRLPLELADMPRAKADPLVKDAIARVGLSAFARHYPRQLSGGMKMRASIARALVTSPNLLLMDEPFGALDEFTRNKLDDDLVRLWWERKLTTIFVTHSIYEAVFLSTRIIVMAANPGRIFRTMTIDQPQPRDQGFRDSPKFAAYCRELSTWLAEASLPSTGAAS; from the coding sequence ATGAACGCGCTGTTGCCCGGCGAACCGTTCGATGAAAACGCAAAGCCAATGACGGCCGCCAGCGAGCGGCCGCCGGCTGTCGAGGTTTTGTCTGCCGAAAAGGTCTTCAGCAACGGCACGCGCGGGCTGGCGCCGATCGATCTTTCCATTGCCGATGGCGAATTCCTGACCTTGATCGGGCCCTCCGGCTGCGGCAAGAGCACGCTGCTCAAGCTGATCGCCAATCTGCTCGAACCGTCCGACGGCCGGCTGTTGTGGTGGCGTGGCGACTTTGCGCAGGTGGGACAAGAGGGCAGGCATCTGGCGTTCGTGTTCCAGGAGCCGACCTTGATGCCCTGGGCGCGGGTTGAAGCCAATGTCAGGCTGCCGCTTGAACTCGCCGACATGCCGAGAGCCAAAGCCGATCCCCTCGTGAAGGATGCGATTGCGCGCGTGGGCTTAAGCGCCTTTGCGAGGCATTATCCCCGGCAGCTCTCCGGCGGCATGAAGATGCGCGCCTCCATCGCAAGGGCGCTGGTCACCAGTCCGAATCTTCTCTTGATGGATGAGCCGTTCGGCGCGCTGGACGAATTCACCCGCAACAAGCTTGACGACGACCTCGTCAGGTTGTGGTGGGAGCGCAAGCTGACGACGATCTTTGTCACGCACTCGATCTATGAAGCGGTCTTCCTTTCCACCCGCATCATCGTGATGGCCGCAAATCCCGGCCGTATTTTCCGAACCATGACCATCGACCAACCGCAGCCGCGCGACCAGGGTTTCCGCGACAGCCCCAAATTCGCAGCCTATTGCCGCGAATTGTCGACCTGGCTTGCGGAGGCCTCGCTGCCGTCGACGGGTGCCGCATCGTGA
- a CDS encoding FAD-binding oxidoreductase: protein MNDLSLNKLDRLVAELGDIPVVTDPKVVRRRSRDFFWYSPILNELLDGKSADLIVAPRDESDVIRVAAACARHRVPITVRAGGTGNYGQAVPLNGGVLLDISALTDIEWIKPGVLRVGAGAKMNAIDAETQAQGFELRMHPSTKRTATIGGFVAGGSGGIGSVTYGGLREHGNILAARVVTVEEKPRVIELRRDAAQKINRAYGTTGIITALEMPLAPSWKWIDVVVAFDDFMDAAAFGYEAALADGIVKKLLAPVTWPLPSYFGALKPHCPDGKSILIAMIAEPSLESFKALLGNRGTITLETPTDDSPGQVPLYEYTWNHTTLQVLKSDRSVTYLQCLYPHDRLLEKVAEMRELFPDEVLQHLEFIRFGGRVTCSGLPVVRFRDAHRLNEIISLHEQRGVYIANPHVYTVEDGSRYKRADADQLGFKQEVDPFGLLNPGKMRSFVSARA from the coding sequence GTGAACGATCTCTCCCTCAACAAGCTCGACAGGCTGGTCGCCGAGCTCGGTGATATCCCCGTCGTCACCGATCCGAAGGTCGTGCGCCGGCGTTCGCGCGATTTTTTCTGGTACAGTCCGATCCTGAACGAGCTGCTCGACGGCAAATCGGCCGATCTGATCGTGGCGCCGCGCGACGAGAGCGACGTCATCCGGGTCGCTGCGGCCTGCGCGCGCCATCGCGTACCGATCACGGTGCGGGCAGGGGGCACCGGCAATTACGGCCAGGCCGTGCCGCTCAATGGTGGAGTTTTGCTCGACATATCGGCTTTGACCGATATCGAATGGATCAAACCGGGTGTGCTCCGCGTTGGTGCTGGCGCAAAAATGAACGCGATCGACGCCGAGACGCAAGCCCAAGGCTTTGAGCTGCGGATGCACCCATCCACCAAGCGTACCGCCACCATCGGTGGCTTCGTCGCCGGCGGGTCCGGCGGCATCGGGTCGGTCACCTATGGCGGCTTGCGCGAACATGGCAACATCCTGGCCGCGCGTGTTGTCACCGTCGAGGAGAAGCCGCGCGTCATCGAGCTGCGGCGGGACGCCGCGCAGAAGATCAATCGCGCTTATGGAACAACCGGCATCATCACGGCACTGGAGATGCCGCTCGCGCCCAGCTGGAAATGGATCGACGTCGTGGTGGCGTTCGACGATTTCATGGACGCTGCCGCGTTCGGCTACGAGGCGGCGCTGGCCGACGGCATCGTCAAGAAGCTGCTCGCGCCGGTCACCTGGCCGCTGCCATCCTATTTCGGCGCACTCAAGCCTCATTGTCCTGACGGCAAGAGCATCCTGATCGCCATGATCGCGGAACCGTCGCTGGAAAGTTTCAAGGCGCTGCTGGGCAACCGCGGCACGATCACGCTGGAAACGCCGACCGATGACAGTCCGGGACAGGTCCCGCTTTACGAATACACCTGGAACCACACGACGCTACAGGTGCTGAAGTCCGACCGCTCCGTCACCTACCTGCAATGCCTTTACCCGCATGACCGGCTGCTCGAGAAGGTCGCCGAAATGCGCGAGCTGTTTCCGGATGAGGTGCTGCAACATCTGGAGTTCATCCGCTTCGGTGGCCGCGTCACCTGTAGCGGCCTGCCGGTGGTGCGCTTCCGCGATGCCCACCGCCTCAACGAGATCATTTCGCTGCACGAGCAACGCGGGGTCTATATTGCCAACCCGCATGTCTACACGGTCGAGGACGGTAGCCGTTACAAGCGCGCCGATGCCGACCAACTCGGGTTCAAGCAGGAGGTCGATCCGTTCGGCCTGCTCAATCCCGGCAAGATGCGGAGTTTTGTGAGCGCGCGAGCATGA
- a CDS encoding NAD(P)H-dependent oxidoreductase, translating to MMMRVLYVYCHPLDDSFHASIRKEALAGLAEAGHAVDLLDLYAENFDPVLSAERRRDYHDPERNRLNNQAYVDRLMAANALVVQFPTWSFGPPAMLKGWFDRMFGPGIALDLSDPRHARPMLKHIERITGIATYGRPRWQAIGMADPPRKIIKRYLPWFTGGRARVRYYALYHMNVATAERRGRFLAKVRREMSRF from the coding sequence ATGATGATGCGCGTGCTTTACGTCTATTGCCATCCACTCGACGACAGTTTTCACGCATCTATCCGAAAAGAAGCGCTGGCCGGCCTTGCAGAGGCCGGTCATGCGGTTGATCTGCTCGATCTCTATGCCGAGAATTTCGATCCGGTGCTTTCGGCAGAGCGCCGCCGGGACTATCACGACCCCGAGCGCAATCGCCTCAACAATCAGGCCTATGTCGATCGGCTGATGGCTGCCAATGCGCTGGTCGTGCAGTTTCCGACGTGGTCATTCGGGCCGCCGGCGATGCTCAAAGGCTGGTTCGACCGCATGTTCGGCCCCGGCATTGCGCTTGATCTCTCCGATCCCCGCCACGCCAGGCCGATGCTGAAACATATCGAACGCATCACGGGCATCGCGACCTATGGGCGGCCGCGCTGGCAGGCGATCGGCATGGCCGATCCGCCGCGCAAGATCATAAAGCGTTATCTCCCGTGGTTCACCGGGGGCCGGGCGCGGGTGCGATATTATGCGCTGTATCACATGAACGTCGCGACGGCGGAGCGACGGGGTCGTTTCCTTGCAAAGGTGCGACGGGAAATGAGCCGGTTCTAA
- a CDS encoding cupin domain-containing protein produces MAFSVAQLEQAKAFRISPKDTNYFVMLFDQATDAIKNIFVVEIFRPGGATPPNEHAAAHEFFHVLHGEGVARCDGKTVPVRKGDSLLLHPGSEHVIENTGAGKLYTLTVMTPNEGFSELIRSGDPVELDAEDLRILGGI; encoded by the coding sequence ATGGCATTCAGCGTAGCTCAGCTCGAGCAGGCCAAGGCGTTCCGGATTTCGCCAAAGGACACGAACTATTTCGTGATGCTGTTCGATCAGGCGACCGATGCGATCAAGAACATTTTTGTCGTCGAGATTTTCAGGCCCGGCGGCGCCACGCCGCCGAATGAGCATGCAGCCGCCCATGAGTTCTTTCACGTGCTGCACGGCGAGGGGGTGGCGCGGTGCGACGGCAAGACCGTGCCGGTCCGCAAGGGCGACTCGCTGCTCCTGCATCCGGGATCGGAGCATGTGATCGAGAATACCGGCGCGGGCAAGCTCTATACGCTGACGGTCATGACGCCGAACGAGGGGTTCTCGGAATTGATCCGAAGCGGCGATCCGGTCGAACTCGATGCGGAGGACCTCCGCATCCTTGGGGGGATCTAG
- a CDS encoding RidA family protein, which yields MTLPLQPSYHRRDFTHQEPFNLRALAPPSIRPPFARYSHGIAVPAGYRLVLTSGQLGIGSDEQIPADCEAQAELCFANIAAILAEDGMTLANIVRLNAYVTGREHMQGYMRVRDRQFPGTPPASTLMIVSGFTRPEFVVEIEAIAATPA from the coding sequence ATGACGCTGCCGTTGCAGCCGTCCTACCATCGGCGCGATTTCACCCACCAGGAGCCGTTCAACTTGCGAGCCCTCGCCCCGCCTTCGATCCGGCCGCCCTTTGCCCGATATAGCCACGGCATCGCCGTCCCGGCCGGATACAGGCTGGTCCTCACCTCAGGGCAACTCGGCATCGGTTCCGACGAGCAGATTCCCGCCGACTGCGAAGCGCAGGCCGAGCTTTGCTTTGCCAATATCGCAGCGATCCTCGCCGAGGATGGGATGACGCTGGCCAATATCGTGCGATTGAATGCCTATGTGACAGGCCGCGAGCACATGCAGGGTTATATGCGCGTGCGCGACCGGCAATTTCCGGGAACGCCACCGGCCTCGACACTGATGATCGTCTCCGGATTCACCCGACCCGAATTCGTGGTTGAAATCGAGGCCATCGCCGCGACCCCGGCATGA
- a CDS encoding cysteine hydrolase family protein — protein MDDRPGRKQGDERLWPLGSSERNRWMVSERTADLVRPPIEPRPLTVQTDGKEVTLDLSRTAIVIIDMQNDFCHPEGWLSHIGVDVTPARKPIVPLQRLLPALRGQGVPVIWLNWGNRPDRLNLSPALLHVYKPSGAGVGLGDALPGSGAKVLERGSWSAAIVEELAPGPSDIHVAKYRMSGFQDTELDSILRNLAVTTVLFAGVNADQCVLCTLQDANFRGYDCLLLEDCVATTSPDYCMSATLYNVRQCFGFVVRSEAVTSQLS, from the coding sequence ATGGATGACCGGCCGGGCCGAAAGCAGGGCGATGAGCGCTTGTGGCCGCTTGGCTCAAGCGAGCGCAACCGCTGGATGGTCTCGGAACGCACGGCCGATCTGGTGCGCCCGCCCATCGAGCCGCGGCCACTCACGGTGCAGACGGATGGCAAGGAGGTCACGCTCGATCTGTCACGCACGGCCATCGTCATCATCGACATGCAGAACGACTTCTGCCATCCCGAAGGCTGGCTTTCGCATATCGGCGTCGACGTGACGCCGGCGCGAAAGCCGATCGTACCCTTGCAACGTTTACTGCCGGCGCTGCGTGGGCAAGGCGTGCCCGTGATCTGGCTCAATTGGGGAAACCGTCCGGACCGACTCAATCTCAGCCCGGCTCTGCTGCATGTCTACAAGCCCAGCGGCGCCGGCGTCGGTCTCGGCGATGCCCTGCCGGGCTCGGGAGCGAAGGTCCTCGAACGCGGCAGTTGGTCGGCTGCAATTGTGGAAGAGCTGGCGCCCGGTCCGTCGGACATTCACGTGGCGAAGTACCGGATGTCCGGCTTCCAGGATACCGAGCTCGACAGCATCCTGCGCAACCTTGCCGTCACCACGGTGCTGTTCGCCGGCGTGAATGCGGATCAATGCGTGCTCTGTACGCTGCAGGATGCGAATTTTCGCGGCTACGACTGTCTGCTTCTCGAGGATTGCGTGGCCACGACGTCGCCGGACTACTGCATGTCGGCCACCCTCTATAATGTCCGGCAATGCTTCGGCTTTGTCGTCCGATCCGAGGCGGTTACCTCACAACTTTCGTAG